The Poriferisphaera corsica DNA segment GAATTTCAGGACGCGGTCACTGATGATTTTATTCTTGTGAAGCTGGATTACCCAAGACAAAAATCTCAATCCCCAGAGGTTAAGCAGCGTAACGCAGAAGCGCAGCAGAAATATCGTATTGAAGGTTATCCCACGTTGATCCTTTTTGATCAGAACGGAACGCCGTACGGGCAGACCGGGTATCAACCGATTAGTCCTGAGAAGTATGCACAGCATTTGTATCAGTTGCGCGAAAGCCGGTTGCTGCGTGACAGGATTTTGGATGAAGCGGAAAAACTGCAAGGCACAGCACGTGCTGAAAAACTTGATGAAGCAATCAATGTGATTGGCATCGATAACGCTGCACTGGGGATGCGCGATCAGATCAAAGAAATTTCAGAACTCGATGCAAATAACGAAGCGGGTTTAAAAGAGAAATACGCATCAATCTTGCAGAACATGAAATGGGAAGAAGCGATGCAGCGCGTGATGATGGCTGCCAAGTCGGGAGATCTCGATGAGGCGCTGATTCAGTTGCAGGTTGTGTTTAATGATGATCCGCCAGCCGAAGCAGATAAGGTACAGGAAATGTACATGCTCAAGGCTCAGTTGTTGGTTGCTAAGGGGGATAACGAAGCGGTGATCAAGGCTGTTGAGGATGCGATCGAAGCGGCGCCGAACTCGCAGATGGCTCCGCAATTACGTGCAGCACTCGACAACATGAAAAAATCGTTGGACAAGAATGTGTCCACAACAAATTGAGTTTATTTGACTCGATTGATACATCGTGAGGGGGTGTGATGCGGGATGAAGTTGATTTAAAATTTAGTTGAAGAACTAATTGATTGTGTGGCTGAACATGTGATGTGTTCAGCCATTTTTTATGATTGTGCGCTAAGTTTGCTCAATTGTTGAAAATTGAAAGTTGCTTTTAGGGGTAAAAAAAATGGAAGTTGTCGTGCGTGAGGGGCGGGGTGGTTTGGTATGTGTGCTTTTGACGTGTTTTGTGGGGCGGGCAGACTTGCTTGGGATTATATATGGCGCTATTTTGCGCACAAAAAGTGATTTTCTAAGATTAGTCTGAATTGAAACGATGCAGAATTGGTGAGTTTTTGGCTGTTTTAATTAGTTTTTGACAAAAAAAATGAGAAAAGAGAAAGAAAATGAAGGTGTTTTAGATTGGGTTTCGTGTTTGTGCGCGCGTTTTGTCTTGTTGTTGATTTGGCATGTAAATTGCTAGGGTGAAAGAAAATACTTGAACATTTCACTGTTCTATGAAGGATGTGTGTAGTAGACCAATCTATCAGATGTAGAGCAATATTTCGGGAGAACGATGATGGCAGATCAAGTTTCGGTGATGGAAGTTGAGCATTCGGGAGAGTTGGCTCTGAAGGTTGGACAAGAGATGGGATGGTTGTGGGGTGTGAAGGGAGTGGAGACGAAGCATGAAATTTTGGGGTGGGTGGAAATAAGCAGTGTGGATTTATGGGAGGTTGGGGTTTGGTTGTGGCCGGAGATTGTTGTGATGGTGGGGAGCTTGATGGGGCTGGTGGCCACGGTGTATATGTGGCGATGGATGAGGATTCGCAGGAAGCTGCAGGATGTACGAGTGGGGGAGGGTTATTGCAAACGGTGCGGTTATGTGTTGCGTGTGGCTGATGGGAAGAGAGATGCGGTTGTGTGTGCGGAGTGTGGGAAGGAGTTTAAGGTGGAGAAGGTTTCGGTGAGGAAATGGTGGCAGGTACGGTGGGTGTGTTTTGCTGTGGCGCTTATGGTGATGTTTGTGTGTTGGGGGGGAGCGGCTGTGGTGGGGGTGAGCGCGTGGCGGGCGATGAAGGGGTATACACAGGGGATTGGTTATGGAGAGTGGCGGGATGGGACGTGGTGGGATATGAGTGGTGGTGAAGTGATTGACTGGGTGGATTTGCCTTCAGCGAAGTTGTATGAGTGGATGATGGGGTGGGACGAAAAATGGCGAGTGGTTGGAACGCAGAGGAGTGATGGTATGCATCATGAATTATGGGGGATGTGGTTTGACGAGGTAAGTGGTGAGGTGAAAAAGGAGGTGCTGGCGCGAGAGTATGCGAGTGAAATTTATTATGAGGTAATCGATGGCGAGAGACGGCGGTTTCAATTGATGAGGGATAGTTGGGACGGGTTGTTGCCTCGGTTTATCGCGTTTGATGGTGGTTATTTGCTGACCTTGGGGCAGCGGCTCTATTGGTATGAATCGTCTAATGGAGAGTTAGAGAAGATCGAGATGACAAAAGGTGATGCCGTACCGAAAACGAATGTAATGAGTACGAAGATGTATGATTTAGGGGATGGTTTTGTGGTGGTTGTGGGTACGATTAACGAGAAATTTAGTAGTGATAAAGCGTATGATGCAGTGGGGAAGCGGGTTAGTACGCGGTTTAGCCGCATTGTGGTGGTGGATGTGATGAGGAAGAAGGTTGTGAATGAACAGAATTTTATTGTGAGGCGAGAGGATGTGAACTTGGATGGTGCGCAGTGTGAACCGATGAGGATAGGGCGTGATGGGGAGTTGTTGTATGACGGGTTGTGTGTGAGTGTAAGTGGTGGTGGAGAGGGCTTTGGAGATTACAGTTGGGGGATTGTAGATGCTGATGGTGTGTGGCATGGTTTGGGGTTGGAGAAGTTGCGCTCGGTGGGTTTTGAGAAGTTACCTGAGAAGGGATGGCAGCAAGGATGTGATTTTGATTTTGGTGAAGGGGAGAAGGTGATTGATCAGCGTAGTGCCGATTTTACGAGGAGCTATTTGGGGGAACTGGCAGCGGTGGTTCCGAAACATGGTGATATAACAAAGATGAATCTAACGGCGGAGCAGAAGGAGATGAGGACGCGGATTGCGCGAGGGGTTTACAATAGTTTTGGAGGGATTGCGTGGCAGCCGGGGTATGATCGACAGAAGTGGGCGATGCTGGCGGTGGTATCGAAAGATGATGAGAGTGTGGGACGGTTTGTGGCGCTTGAGTTGGGAGAGCTGGGCCGGTATCAGGTTAATCGAGGATGGTTGGCTGCAGATGGGAATAACAAACGGGTGTGGGTGAGCCGATTTGGATGGGATAAGGCAATCGGAGGAAGCCGAGATGCAGAGGAGGGGTGGGTGAAGGTTTATGAGATTGGGGAGTAGTGAGGTGCGTGCATCATGAAATGTACTTTTCGAGGAGGCAGGGTTGGTGGGTGTGTTGTTGGGTCGCGGCGGTACACGATTCTGTGGCTAGGAGGGGGAGTGGTGTATCTATAAACTATTAGGATGCTAATTGTTTTGATAGCCAGGTGGTGAAGGCCTGGATATTTTTGTCGTGACGTTTGCAGTAAGACCACTTTTGGTGTTTGCGAACGGTGATGAATCCGGCTTGCTTGAGGATGTCGAGGTGGCGGCTGGCGGTTGGTTGGGCGATATCCAGTGCTTCGGCGATAAGTGTCATGCATACACCAAAGTTAACGGGGTCGGCGGACCATTGATGTTTGAAGTGCCTGCGTGGTTTGGCGAGCAGTTTAAGGATTTGCATGCGCGGTTTGCTGGCGATGGCTTTGATTTGTATTGACCGATCCATAGCGTTTA contains these protein-coding regions:
- a CDS encoding ArsR/SmtB family transcription factor — its product is MDRSIQIKAIASKPRMQILKLLAKPRRHFKHQWSADPVNFGVCMTLIAEALDIAQPTASRHLDILKQAGFITVRKHQKWSYCKRHDKNIQAFTTWLSKQLAS
- a CDS encoding thioredoxin fold domain-containing protein, with the translated sequence MVNHRNLIKTIMLGLSMQCALTLSQTLYAQEAPASPNAATQQAGAKDHGPWQIDADLKDVFAQAKRENKDVVVKFTGSDWCPPCIALDKSILSQKEFQDAVTDDFILVKLDYPRQKSQSPEVKQRNAEAQQKYRIEGYPTLILFDQNGTPYGQTGYQPISPEKYAQHLYQLRESRLLRDRILDEAEKLQGTARAEKLDEAINVIGIDNAALGMRDQIKEISELDANNEAGLKEKYASILQNMKWEEAMQRVMMAAKSGDLDEALIQLQVVFNDDPPAEADKVQEMYMLKAQLLVAKGDNEAVIKAVEDAIEAAPNSQMAPQLRAALDNMKKSLDKNVSTTN